The Sebastes umbrosus isolate fSebUmb1 chromosome 4, fSebUmb1.pri, whole genome shotgun sequence genomic sequence TAAACCTACAAGTTTGTTCCAAAGTTACAAACATTTGTGTAGTAAAGCTTTGAAAGCTTTGAAAGCTTTGAAAGCGGCCATTCACCACCACTCTGCTATGATCTCACTTGAGGATGATGCAGTTGCTGATGGAGGCCAGCAGATAGTGGAGGTAGAACTTGCTTTTGTTGTTGCTCGGATCCCTGCGATGCTCCTTCCCAAATTCCACCAACGCTTCTCGAAACCTGTGATGTGAAGGGATGGAAGTGTATGAAAGGGTGACAGTGAAGACTAGCCCAAGCCTGTTTGATATACTGAAAATAAAATGGCTTGCATGAACGCACACCTGTTTAGGAGGTTCTCCATCTCATACAGTCCCATCTGTATGGTCTGATCTCTTAGGGACTGTCCGATCATCAGAGCCACCCGCGCATTCTCCTCCAGCATCTACCACAGTTCCACAAAGAAACAAAGCAAATCCACAGTATAGTAGGACACACCAGTGTGGTGTTAGGCAGGTTATATGATACTATGATGCTGAAAGGTGATTACAGTGAGCTTTTAATGACATAACAAACAGAGGCTTGAGCGAGTGAACACATCTTGGCCACCTTCTTCATTCTTTTGGTCACTACCTACACCTTGTAACCAGAGATGACTCCAAAGCACTTTAGTGCACACTGGAGGAGGTCATGCTCTAATAAAGTCAAAAGGACCATATCATCAGCAAACAGCAGAGATGCCACCCATCACTAAACTGGACACTCTCCAGACCTTGTCTGAGCCTTGAGATACtgcgcacaaattaattaaagtgacagtaggcagtatacttttggcatcattgggcaaaaaatccttaatagcctttcagcatattttaagaaaactagacttctgcacctccacatggctctgttttcaggctttaaaaaaatctattctattctattggttgtgctccggctggtgggcggtgcttggtattttctcaacagatctcaaaatggctgccgtgtcacaaactttctcatgttacagctaaacagtacactacaagatgattctgaaaacatctgaggagagaaataggcattacagtaacagaatattgattcatatttgatcagcgctgcctagtttgaccatttggtcggagttcagagtgattgacagccggctctcatagacggcagctggacggcagactccagatcagctctaaTTGGTtgatttcctccggtctgtgaaatcttgctgatgccattaggagcaccggttgtatttattgtgtatttgtatggCACGTTTACCTGTGTGATGATACCGGGCAGGCTGGTTTGATAGAAACCTTCATGGTCTGTATCTGGCTCCTGGTCTCTCTGCCAGTCCTGCAGCTCCACCTGTAGGGCTTTGTGCATCCACTCTGATACACTCTTCTATAACAGCAacaacatggacacacacattgAATATACTCAGTATAAAAACACAGATACCATCGTGTTCCTCTACATGTGACTCTTTTATATGGTTCTTAACCACTTTCAATTTCCATATTACCAATTTTTCCAGATATGAATTGaaattattttcaataataGGTAATCAACATGTCCCTTtcaaaaagataataaatatcCATCAAAATGTTTGAATATGTAATATAATGGATGTCTGACACAAAATGTGTAGTTCTATGTACATCCAGACCGCATAATTCAGTTTCCAAACCTGCATACTAAAATGACCTAAACTACAGTATGTAGGGACCCGAGGATACCCGTCACAATTTCTgtatcttaaaaaaataaatgttgtggtCGACTCACCCGAACACTCTGCACATATTTGTTCTGCAGCTGCTCCAGTCCCTCGGTGGAGATGAGAGGTCCCAGTTCTACTTTCTCCATTTCGGTCACCAGCTCTGGATGACCCATCATGTCTGGGCTGCCAAATCAAGACTGTCAGACTctgagctttttctttttttccccatagaTTTTTTTCATTGGAAAGTGGTATTGTGCAAATGACAAATACGAAGTACAAATCTGTGTTCCAAAATgtatttcctcctttttctggtgtgttaaaacagagaaataaaactacACCTTCCTCTAACCCTCTAAACCCTAtaactatggctgtcaatcgattacaatatttaatcatttagcataaaaaatatgctcaaatcataacatggtaaactcaagcccaacgcatgattgtccatagttaatcgtaacTAATCCCAAATAattagtgggcaaatatgcttgctttatgcaaatgtatatatttattattggataccaattaacaacacaaaacaatgacaaatattgtccagaaaccctcacaggtactgcatttagcataaaaaatatgctcaaatcataacatggcaaactgcagcccaacaggcaacaacagctgtcagtgtgtcagtgtgctgacttgactatgacttgccccaaactgcatgtgattatcataaagttggcatgtctgtaaaggggagactcgtgggtacccatagaacccattttcattcacatatctggaggtcagaggtcaatggaagCTAGCATGATGTAATGTCATAGTACATGGTTTAAAACACAAACCATTCTTAAAGCACAAAGAACcccacagacagaaagacaaagaataAAATACAGAATCTGAGCAGGTGGTGAACCTCACCTGTTGTAGTTGTGTAACACCCAGTTGAGCACAGCGAAGATTTCGCCACTCTCCAGGTCCCAGCTGCTAACCTAGGCCACAAGCATCACTTACACGTGTATAATGAGGTTGTCACCAGTTTGAAAATAGTTGATTCCATATTATGATAAATCTACAAAATTGGTTAATTTCTCTCACATCACTGACCTGTGCCAGGTGAGCATGTAAACAGCGGTGGCTGGCCCTCAGGTAGGCTCCCGTTAGCCGGTAGTGCGGCGGGACGCAGTGCTCCAACAGGTGGCGTACAGTGGCCAGGTCAGCCATGATACCGTGCTGGAGAGCAGAGAGGTGGCCTGCTAGACCCGGACCACGCGTGTGCAGGTAGGAAACACTGCGAAAGCGTGCTGAAACCGCCTCTTCTAGTACCTGAAAGGAAGGTAATGTGAGAAAGGACAGACTGTAACATACaattacaaatttaaaaaggagaaacttggtaaaaaaaaagtgttttgtttgtgtcagCAAGTGCTGACCTGGAAGAAGCATGCTCTCCAGCAGCGAGGTCGTCCTGGGGGCAGGGGCCTGCTGCCTCTggtcccccccctctcctccagtAAAGCTTGGTCCAGGGCCTCCTCCCGCTCCACTATCCTCACCGCTGATACAAATGGTGTGGGGTTTTGTCGGGCCAGAGCCAGAGCACTGCTCACCACCGCCCACAGCTCCTTACCTGCAGAAACAGTGTGGATGTTGAGAATGGAGAAACTATGTGCTTTTAGAAAGTGTAGTGCcatcaaaatgtcttaattagtttaataagtATAATCAGAAAGAGGTCATTggtgtgtgaagtgattttggtggtactacactgcataataatgaagttattgaatatttttcccattaaaaattcaccaaaattatgctaaatcatatttttccaaactaaatgttgtagtacaaccatgaggagatcattgatgtgtgaagtaattttgatGATACCACACTGTACaacagtgaagttattgaatatttttatagcatctcctttcggcgttgcactttgtagacagtccctgaccactcgtctcacagccggctgcacatagagaccgatgttatgtgtccagctcggaggatgACTGGTTGTGATTAAGATGTGGTTAACAAAGTttctgttatgagttattgatccaggaagtttgaatctgtcaatatctttccaactttaccgaagtcAATGACTTCACTGTCAGGAATGACTGGAGGAAGTGCACTATGAAGTAATTTGTTCTAACTGGAGGgaagtactagtagtagtagtagttactaactggagggaacgacttacttacttgagggaacgacttactaactttagggaacgacttactaacttgagggaacgacttactaacttgagggaacgagttactagcttgagggaacgagttactaacttgagggaacgaactactaacttgagggaacgacttactaacttcagggaacgacttactaacttgagggaacgacttactaacttgagggaacgagttactagcttgagggaacgacttactaatttgggggaacgagttactaacctgagggaacgacttactaacttgagggaacgaccTACTAACTTGAGTGAACgtcttactaacttgagggaacggcttactaacttgagggaacgacttactaatttgggggaacgagttactaacttgagggaacgacttactaacttgagggaacgaccTACTAACTTtagggaacgacttactaacttgagggaacgagttactaacttgagggaacgacctactaacttgagggaacgacttactaatttgggggaacgagttactaacttgagggaacgacttactaacttgagggaacgaccTACTAACTTAAGTGAACAGCTTACTAACTTGAGtgaacgacttactaacttgagggaacgagttactaacttgagggaacgacttactaacttgagggaacggcttactaacttgagtgaatgacttactaacttgagggaacggcttactaacttgagtgaacgacttactaacttgagggaacggcttactaacttgagggaacgagttcataaaatgttctcctagtggtctaggggggctccgtaaattacaatatgctgaaaggttattatggaatttttgcccaatgatgccaaaatattgtatcctactgaagctttaatacaAACAGCCGTACGTGAACTAGGCCGTAATGAATTACAGTCTATAATGAGTAAAAttctgatttaaataagggaatGTCTAAACCAAAAactaagaaaacaaaactgaacaAACATTCAGTGTCAGCTTTAAGTGTTTGATAGTTTTCAATACCTGAAACTTTAGAGATGTTTTGGTCAGAACAAAAAATGACTGAGAATCAACACTGAGTCTTTGTCTACCCCTGTGTCTATAGGATCTCCTTACCCAGGGCGTCCACCAGCTGCCCGacaccagagaaatatttcgcCACTAGTTCCTGGTCTTCTGTGCTGAGTGCACTTCCTGCCATCCCAGCAGCCCCGTGGAGCTGCCAGAGGATGTCGTCCTGCCAGCGCTCCAGATCCATCAGCCGGGCGTGGGCCTCCAGAAGTCGCCGGGACTCCACTAGACGCTCAGTCTCCAACACCATGCTACGCACTGCACAGGGcaaggaaggggaggagggagggagaactTTAATTCCTCAAACTGTCAACAACTTATGCAATAACCTCTAGCTGCTAGAGAGTATGATCACAGTAGGATGCTCTATGTTATAATCATTCACTGAATTCATCatgattgaatgaatgactttGTACGGCATCTCACCAGAGTAAAGTCGTGGCAGGTTGCTGACAGCAGCGAGGAGCTGACAGTGGCTGACAGACACTTCTCTCAGCCTCTCCAGAGGCTTCACTCCCTCTGCGTTTCCATCTGATTCCAGTCCTGCTTTCTTCAAAACGTGTGACACCTCCTTCAGCTCGGCCCTGGCCTCCCGGAGCTGCTCCAGACCCCAGCCGACCCCCTCCAGGTATGACTGGACCATGGACTGGAAGGAGAGCAGCAGTAACATGCAGCAGCACAGTGCTTACTATTGATCCCCACTGGTGACTAATGGCAACAATTTCCTCTAAAGCGCACAGCTGCAACCATTTATGATTTAATAAACCGAGGTCACATTGTATCATATTGtgaatgtgttcatgtgtgtctgtgatgtCACCTTGAGTCTGGTGTGTATGGAGGCAGtcctctgactctctctcttcctgtacTGGCTCAGTCGCTCCAGATGCTCAGGCCGACAGAAAACACCTGACGCCCACTTCAGGGCCGCGCCGCGGGCCAAAGAGTCCGCCCTCTCCACCTCTGGCCATACCTTAGCCACTGGCACCGTGTCTGACAGAAAAATAGACCAAATGTGATGGAAGAATaacatttatgtttaaaaatatatgcAACTGCACCACCCAGGGGCCCTCAAATATTTGATGTTACAGACTGCACAGAGGCAGATGGCCTCCCACTcagagcctggttctgcccaaggtCTCTacaatggatgtattaagagaactggatacagcgttagAGGCGAGCTCCCGTTCGTttctatgagagttgctcagtggcgcatgaagccaaaatggctcgactgccgagtgataaagtacatGGATCAtccgatcttctgcatccattgggcccatagagcaggcgcagtagcgtttcctttaactccgcctcccagccctcgctccagcgtAGGTCTGGGTCTCATctacatgaacggaggaaggagaATAACTCTGTATTCatctattagtgcattttactacttttaggacctaatgatttaaataaggactagtCAAGTGTTCGtaatgggaagttgatttacctcaatatAAATTATCAGCTGAGTTAccgacgtctctttcccaatgtaagtctatgggaaaaagtctttttgggcccaatggcatcacgtgacggacaaggaagttgtagtactgccgtttggccactacgaaaatttgcatcAAATCCTGGCGTTCTTTCTGGGGGCTTGCTTGGTCAGACTTGTGTAGACTGAACAGCCTGATCCCACCGAGAACAACAAATATACAACCCTCTGCAACAATGTTCCGTCTGATAATCAACTAGTGATCCCTTCACACTATGATACACAAGCTACTCTTGGTTCTTGCAATCCAGCAGTGCTTTATTGCGGAGGAAACAAAGCCCACCTGACTAACGGCATAAAAAATGCATAcactttttatgaaataaaacaatacgcCAGTGGGAAAGAGCATATGGGATATTTCACGCTGTAAATGCTATATATTTATGGTGTGTGTGACTATAGGTTATGGTGTCATCTATTAACTAAATTGATCATGAGACCAGATACTTCAGGATTTGGGTGGCTTACCACCTCAGCTAACAATTTTCTGAAGGAAACCATATTTGATCAAAATTGGGCAGCCGTGGTCCCAAGTGGATGAGTACTTTTATAAAAATCTCAAACTGTAtaagcagaagaagaggaaactGAGACTTTTGCAACCGGGCCACGTCCTTTCCAATGACAGAAAAGCTTGAATTGGCCCAATTATCTGCCAAATGAGGTCTAACTTACTCACCAGTGTCATTATTTCTGTCTCCACAGCAGCTCTGCATCCAATAAATGTTTGGAGAAATAAAATTCAGTGTGGTGTGATATGGTTTGTTCCCAGCTGGGAAGTTCTCTGTCAATAGCAATTATGTATTGCATTATTTAATGTGTTTCCCATTAACCAGCTCAAGAAAAGGAAACCCTGATTTTGTTATAGCTCTCAATATTGTCCCCCAATGTCCTCCCAGCTCTCCCACGCTTTCACCGTTCACTGTTGAGCTACCAACcataaaaaagagatagtggTGAGCatgctgagcagcagcagtattgaTGTGTAGGGAATAGGATATGCTGTACAGTCTGAGTTAAACATTTCTCTGCACCCTAAAGGAGAGGATCTTTTTATAGCAGAGAGAACTGAGGCTCTGTTGTCAATTGGCAAGTCATACacttatctcccgattcgatactatcacgatacttgggagCCCATTCAATATGTAtagcgatttttaagtattgcgattctacaagtattgcaattctatattacgatttattgagatttaaaaaaaaaaaatgtaacactagaccatgggaaaaagttaaatcatacacttctagggacttttacttcggaaaatatctaaattaatacattaaaaatgtttgattttctgcatgtatgtaatcagagatgtcctgaagtcaaatatatcagtcattgtcaggaatcaTTGATTAcaatttttccagcaacccaaaaatctaagaataaagacatttccctcacaaattagtggtattttctttttaatttataaggggcatgtaatgttttatacttctgatgaatataatccaatcaatctgatttccatatatgtattttgtatatacagttacctttgttaacaccttattttgaaaactggacgtagtcccacatgtatacttccgctaacttctccaaggtcatctctagctctcccgtcagctctgttctctttatacatccatggtcagctccatcgaggccatttgaatgcatttaacataaatgtcagtatatggctgctctacagttgtagcgtcggcccatttgaccacggagatgagagtgacggccggctcgaccgcacgttaccacaataccataacgtttcctgtccgtgacagagttagcatgcagctttagccgtgatgtctagctctgcttttcctgcaatgtgtgaaacccaaagtgtttccatactttactggatgtgtagtgtttaccgcgctggatttaacatgtgagggtgcaggtcgtatcccgatggatcctctgctgttttctactACCTCGTTGCGGccagctgcggtttgttttggttgacggatacggaacagatatgatgccatgttactcagactacaacaacaaATTAAGCatatatatcgattctggcattaaaaaatcaatttcaga encodes the following:
- the exoc3l1 gene encoding exocyst complex component 3-like protein isoform X2 produces the protein MSAGDQKNGGDKPEDTVPVAKVWPEVERADSLARGAALKWASGVFCRPEHLERLSQYRKRESQRTASIHTRLKSMVQSYLEGVGWGLEQLREARAELKEVSHVLKKAGLESDGNAEGVKPLERLREVSVSHCQLLAAVSNLPRLYSVRSMVLETERLVESRRLLEAHARLMDLERWQDDILWQLHGAAGMAGSALSTEDQELVAKYFSGVGQLVDALGKELWAVVSSALALARQNPTPFVSAVRIVEREEALDQALLEERGGTRGSRPLPPGRPRCWRACFFQVLEEAVSARFRSVSYLHTRGPGLAGHLSALQHGIMADLATVRHLLEHCVPPHYRLTGAYLRASHRCLHAHLAQVSSWDLESGEIFAVLNWVLHNYNSPDMMGHPELVTEMEKVELGPLISTEGLEQLQNKYVQSVRKSVSEWMHKALQVELQDWQRDQEPDTDHEGFYQTSLPGIITQMLEENARVALMIGQSLRDQTIQMGLYEMENLLNRFREALVEFGKEHRRDPSNNKSKFYLHYLLASISNCIILKKSTESLQQQQSSRSAGQFSRTPPNPLAALDRAVRRACRLVMDQLLLDLKPYLPGLLTRPWMVQGDPTPKLCRVLEHHLDLYGRVRPPCRQRLQEEAQWLMVVEYVRALMQKRLVCRSGEERRLLAQQMVQDDQQFREILHGLEGEGSVPEVNPLALLPVMADFIRLKDPGMLTLEVSGLAAKYPDISEEHVSVLLDIRGDVSRDIRGAVLDLLEQSAPPLPAGYRPIFTDILVPHSTMAFCLPTAKCA
- the exoc3l1 gene encoding exocyst complex component 3-like protein isoform X1 — translated: MMSRESAGFHTNLPLPQHYCAMINTVPVAKVWPEVERADSLARGAALKWASGVFCRPEHLERLSQYRKRESQRTASIHTRLKSMVQSYLEGVGWGLEQLREARAELKEVSHVLKKAGLESDGNAEGVKPLERLREVSVSHCQLLAAVSNLPRLYSVRSMVLETERLVESRRLLEAHARLMDLERWQDDILWQLHGAAGMAGSALSTEDQELVAKYFSGVGQLVDALGKELWAVVSSALALARQNPTPFVSAVRIVEREEALDQALLEERGGTRGSRPLPPGRPRCWRACFFQVLEEAVSARFRSVSYLHTRGPGLAGHLSALQHGIMADLATVRHLLEHCVPPHYRLTGAYLRASHRCLHAHLAQVSSWDLESGEIFAVLNWVLHNYNSPDMMGHPELVTEMEKVELGPLISTEGLEQLQNKYVQSVRKSVSEWMHKALQVELQDWQRDQEPDTDHEGFYQTSLPGIITQMLEENARVALMIGQSLRDQTIQMGLYEMENLLNRFREALVEFGKEHRRDPSNNKSKFYLHYLLASISNCIILKKSTESLQQQQSSRSAGQFSRTPPNPLAALDRAVRRACRLVMDQLLLDLKPYLPGLLTRPWMVQGDPTPKLCRVLEHHLDLYGRVRPPCRQRLQEEAQWLMVVEYVRALMQKRLVCRSGEERRLLAQQMVQDDQQFREILHGLEGEGSVPEVNPLALLPVMADFIRLKDPGMLTLEVSGLAAKYPDISEEHVSVLLDIRGDVSRDIRGAVLDLLEQSAPPLPAGYRPIFTDILVPHSTMAFCLPTAKCA